Sequence from the Halobaculum rubrum genome:
GAGAAACACGATGAGTCCGTAGACGGCGAACATCGCGTACCCGAGCGTGACGGTCCGCATCCGACGATCACGTTCCCGTCGCCACGCGAGGTAGCTGAGGACGCTGAGCCCGGCGGCGAGGACGAAGATACCGAGACTGACGTACTGTTCGAGAAGTTGAGCGAGTGCCATACGTTACTGTCTGTGTACACGGCCGGTTCGACGTGCTCGGCGGTCTGTTCATCTCAACCGTGGGTGGTATCGGAGAAAACGATTGGCGTTCAAGCGTCGAATCCAACCGACGAGAACCCGTCAAGGTCTCGGGGGAGCTCCCACGGACCGACTCGACCGCGAAACCCAGCGAGAGATTCCGTCCGATGAGCCGGACGCTCCGGATAGCGGTAGAACGGTCACGTCGATACGTCGCTCCAGATCCGAGCCGATCGACCCGCCGTTTTATTCGCGCCCTGGCCGTAGTTGTCACATGATCTCACGGATCCTCGTTCCGATGGACGACTCGGAGATGGCACGACTAGCCCTCGAATACGCCCTCGAGAACCATCCGGACGCCGATATCACCGTCTTGAGCGTCGTGGGAGGACCGTCGGCGATGGGAGGGGTAGCCACCGCGCTCGCTCTGGAGGAGAACCTCGAAGAGGCCGCTCAGGAGCGCGCCCAGGAGGTGTTCGACGGCGCCCGGGATATCGCCGCCGAGTACGATGTCGATATCTCCACCGAGGTCCAACTGGGGCATCCGGCACGGGCGATTCTGAACAGGGCCGACGATTTCGATGCGGTCATGATCGGGAGCCACGGCGGCTCGGTGGCCGACCGACTGGTCGTCGGAAACGTCGCAAAGAGAGTGTTCCGCAACTCCCCCGTCCCTGTAATCGTCGCCCGGTGAGCGGCTCCGAGTGACTCCATCTCGCGCCCGAAGGCGTGGGAATCCCGACTCCAGTTGGGATCGTGTGGGTGACGAGGTCCCCTGTTCTCGCGGTGTGAAGCGTCCGCTCTCCGAACCGAACGGGGCCGTCGATGGGTGTGGCAACCAACCGTTCTTCTAGCTCAGCGATCGACGGTGCGCGCAGCGAAGACGTCCGCGAGCATGTTCTGCATCCCCCGGCGGAGCCGCTGTGAGGTCGCGGTGTCGGAGATCTCGAGGCGCTCGGCGAGCTCCGCGAGCGTCACCTTCCGCGGCACCGCGAAGTACCCCGACTCGTATGCGGTCGCGAGCGCCTCCCGCTGTGCGCTCGTGAGCGCGGGTGATTCCGACGACCCTCCACCGCCGCTCCCGTCGCGGACCCGCTCGACGGTCGGCCGAACGCCCCGCTCGAGGCACCGGTGATACCAGTCCGCCAACGCCTCGTGACTGTGGAACCGGAGCGTGAGGTGCCAGGTCCCGTGAGCCTCAACCGCCTCGGTACAGGCCACGTCGGCGTCGACGAGCGCCGCGAGCATCGGCGAGTGCCGTTCGCCCCAGCGGACACACAGTACCCACTGGTCGTCGCCCCGGTGGACCGCCTCGACGTCGGCGACGGCCGGCTCCGCGGCGACGAGGTCACACACCCTCGCCGGGTCGGCGGCGGTCACCGTGAGGTACGGCGCAAGCCGACCCTCCAAGGGGATCACCCGTTCGAGCTCGATCCGGGCGTCGCCCGCGACGGTCAGCGTCCGACTGAGGGCGAACTCGCGCGGCGCCACCGCCACCGTCGCGTGAACACTCATTCGGGCGGACGTGCGTTCGCCACAGCGGCTCATATAGCCCCGTATCGGCTGCCACGTTCCGGATGCGAAGTCGCCACGAACGGAAACCCAACTGGCCACAACAGGTCGACGAGTCCGTCCTGCCGGGCCGAGAACCGCCCCGATTTGAACCCGTTGGGAGTCGATAGTCAGCGTTCATACGAGATGACAGCGATGATTGGTTTGTGGGGTCGGTCGACGACCGATCCGGTCGGCCGATCGCCCCGCGACGTGGGATCGAGCGAGAAGGCGACGAACGACAGTACTCATGACACGAAACTTCAGGTCCGAGGACGAGGGGAAGCGCGTCGTAACCGCCGACGGCGACGAGATCGGGACGATCGAGAACACATCGGGGTCGATGGCGCACGTGAAACCGTCGGAGAGTCTCTCACAGAGCGTTCGACGGCGCCTCGGCTGGGCCGAGGAAGGGGAGGACACGTACGAGCTGCGGACCTCGAACGTAGACAGTATCGAGTCCGACGAGATCATGCTGAAAAAGAACCTCTGAGCGACGGGGGCGATCCCCGTTCCCGAGTTTTTCCGACCGCCGAAACCGTTCGAAGCCGCTACTACGTCCGACCGCCGTGGCGTTGCGAGATCAGGGCCGGGTATCCGCCGACCGGGGCGTGTCGTCGGGCGTGTCGTCATCGGTTGTCCCGTCACGCAGCGCCTCCGGCACCGCCTCCGTCGCGAGCACGACGGTCGCATCCCCCTCGCCGACGACCGCGGTCGCGTCAAGCGTGAGCTGCCCCCGCTCGTGCCACGACGGGGCGATCCACGAGTCGCAGCCTCGAAGCAGCCCGGGCTTCGGCCTGACGTGCCACTTGTCGTTGCTCCCACGGCGGGCCCAGCCGACGGGGAGCCCGGTGGTCGTCACCAGCCGCTTCCAGTCGTCCGTGTTCCCGTGTCGGGTTGTCATTGGTCGGGGTCCTCCGCGGCGACGTCGACCGTCCGGTTCGCCGCCCGGCAGCATAGCGGCGGGGCATGGACAGTGCTACCGTTTATTAGCGACACCGTCGCCCCCGGTGAGCCGTCGCACCAACCCGTCGAGGTGGCTCATCCCGACGACGACCGCGACATCGCCCTCCCGCCGGAGTGTCGCGATCCGGGCGGCCATGACCGCCTCGCGGGTCTCGTCGACGAGCGCGGTCTCCGGCGGAGGATCGACGACGTCGACGAACGCGCGGTGCTGTGCGAGGTGCGTCGCCTCGTGTTCGGCCTGCGTTTCGGGGTCGTCGAGCAGGGTGGCCTCGTACGCGATGTGCGCGTACACCCGCGGCGTGTACGGGGTGTACGCGGCGACGACGGCGCCCAGCCGGCACGCCGCGGCCTGTACGAGCCCACGTCCGAGGTCCGCGATGACGGTCCGCGTGAGCGACCGAGCGTCAGAGTCGTCGCGGAGACGCCGGATCAGCGCGCGCACGTACGCCCGATTGGGAGCGTCGACGCCGACGACGCGCGCCTCGCCCGCAGCCCGGATCGCCGCGCTCATTTCACCGCCCAGCCGCGGCGGCGTGTGCGAATCACGGGCGTAGCGGCGGAACAACGGCATCGAAAGCGGCGGAAGCTCGAGCGCGAGCGTGTCCGGCGTGAACGTCTCGAGGAGCTGAGAGACCCGAACCACGCTCGCGGGGTGGTCGTGGACGACTCCGATGAGCAGAATCGCGCCGACCTCGTTCGAACCCGGGAGGCAGCGAACCTGCGCCGAGTCGAGCCTGGG
This genomic interval carries:
- a CDS encoding universal stress protein, whose protein sequence is MISRILVPMDDSEMARLALEYALENHPDADITVLSVVGGPSAMGGVATALALEENLEEAAQERAQEVFDGARDIAAEYDVDISTEVQLGHPARAILNRADDFDAVMIGSHGGSVADRLVVGNVAKRVFRNSPVPVIVAR
- a CDS encoding helix-turn-helix domain-containing protein, whose amino-acid sequence is MSVHATVAVAPREFALSRTLTVAGDARIELERVIPLEGRLAPYLTVTAADPARVCDLVAAEPAVADVEAVHRGDDQWVLCVRWGERHSPMLAALVDADVACTEAVEAHGTWHLTLRFHSHEALADWYHRCLERGVRPTVERVRDGSGGGGSSESPALTSAQREALATAYESGYFAVPRKVTLAELAERLEISDTATSQRLRRGMQNMLADVFAARTVDR